A window from Bufo bufo chromosome 1, aBufBuf1.1, whole genome shotgun sequence encodes these proteins:
- the AP5B1 gene encoding AP-5 complex subunit beta-1 encodes MAERSNSSWLRNLVSFSSDPKSFLLNVAVEGFVDDLLKDLNSESLNEQTKVSMLNLFLEFPTLLCPDKTSGEVTTEILLNILQQMSPSLKGITLRCHLLLAIETVLITTDNFNGNCKTAQEFASLLMQIISDINDKKQGAVNRPLRTVACECLRELENCYPGLLSQRLEQLYALQQQEVTSAHQSYTILYSIALKNAIHLLAQKDGPSNGALKQILMSNDSFLWNATKDMKELRPASGEQLFLLPSNSETKELKSMLALLLEDSYLLTSVCQNTLFWQIIQVVAMVRTISPAIFKSQLVRLFGTKDISCFHSILQMKAVFTDSLFTAEDEHFLLQRLVGMTLHPLLSTPVKLFYLDCLLHFPENRPLNSNPGENLPVLLTVQMTASLFPNIFNDSHTMLCRQNLLSMVYLENEGFHAERGIGYLFEHLMSLYSMVDKNASRETTATFFRAAYLFVRYFHFCEKYMENLTRSLLDLYETNSTLAPYFINLINQTQVLLEFQAWPVSLARALQRQIVELPVDQMTLKNLPWHLKVLSRVAQENTVPQTCTVMFLRKVVTQSDLCLKGVWGLGNALLSVCKHVLQHEHLNKVFMSLADLLQYLMHHFEDIDIQDRSRLYYILLTNVSSDKLGKILNMSPTGGQTKARSLSSIMTESENFSTLLTIHNTEKTILQLSPVDDHTKIFPSDPGASFEENKETEYTIKEHYQHLADHQTSLLALKYHMSIKANIEEKYQKLFCIILQFDLTDGFYEPIGDIIVPCLYMGRKAPVVTVNLVPKDPYPSYLIVNATFSTQDGLTYHTRLDPLPVSFPELFVPFPSPASCHLFYTLWNALKSDDLKDNEESIFCYKMSESSLHDVVLSYFSKFVVSHQGHEYKIGLVLPPRFHILMCAQVQDGTAQFHIRTDNWKLLPHMNAHLLDVSAKT; translated from the coding sequence GTTTCCATGCTGAATCTCTTTCTAGAATTTCCAACACTTCTGTGCCCGGACAAGACATCAGGCGAGGTCACCACAGAGATCCTGCTGAATATTTTACAACAGATGTCTCCATCATTGAAGGGTATAACCTTAAGATGCCACCTACTGCTAGCAATCGAGACCGTTTTGATTACCACTGATAACTTCAATGGGAATTGCAAAACCGCACAAGAGTTTGCCTCGCTGCTAATGCAGATCATATCGGACATCAATGACAAGAAGCAGGGGGCGGTCAACAGGCCTCTACGTACCGTGGCTTGTGAATGCCTGCGAGAATTGGAAAATTGCTACCCTGGGCTCCTTTCTCAGAGACTGGAGCAGTTATACGCCCTGCAACAGCAAGAGGTTACCAGTGCACATCAATCGTACACGATACTGTACAGCATAGCCTTAAAGAATGCCATACATCTCTTGGCGCAGAAAGATGGACCTTCTAATGGAGCCCTCAAGCAGATACTGATGAGCAATGACAGCTTCCTGTGGAATGCTACAAAAGACATGAAGGAATTACGACCAGCATCAGGTGAGCAACTGTTCCTGCTCCCCTCCAACAGCGAGACGAAAGAACTAAAATCCATGCTGGCTCTGTTATTAGAGGACTCCTATCTCCTGACCTCGGTGTGCCAAAACACCCTGTTCTGGCAAATCATACAGGTGGTGGCCATGGTTAGGACTATATCCCCTGCCATCTTTAAATCGCAGTTGGTACGACTATTTGGCACAAAGGACATATCGTGTTTTCACAGTATCTTGCAGATGAAGGCGGTGTTTACAGACAGTCTGTTCACAGCGGAGGATGAGCACTTCCTCCTTCAGAGGCTGGTGGGCATGACTCTGCACCCGTTGCTCTCTACTCCCGTCAAGTTATTCTATTTAGATTGCTTATTGCACTTTCCAGAGAACAGACCCCTCAATTCTAACCCTGGTGAGAATCTGCCTGTTCTGCTGACCGTCCAGATGACCGCATCCCTGTTCCCCAACATCTTCAATGATAGCCACACAATGCTCTGCAGACAGAACCTATTAAGCATGGTTTATCTTGAAAATGAAGGGTTTCATGCCGAGAGGGGCATAGGATACTTATTTGAACACCTCATGTCCCTGTACAGCATGGTGGACAAAAACGCCAGCAGGGAGACTACTGCCACTTTTTTCCGTGCAGCCTACCTATTCGTGCGATATTTTCATTTTTGCGAGAAGTACATGGAGAATCTGACTAGAAGCCTCTTAGACCTTTATGAGACCAATAGCACTTTAGCCCCTTATTTTATAAACTTGATAAATCAAACGCAAGTCCTGCTGGAATTTCAGGCTTGGCCAGTCTCCCTGGCCAGAGCTTTACAAAGGCAAATAGTGGAACTTCCTGTGGATCAGATGACCTTGAAGAACCTTCCATGGCATCTTAAGGTTCTTTCCAGAGTAGCTCAAGAGAATACAGTTCCACAGACATGTACAGTTATGTTCCTAAGGAAAGTGGTGACTCAGTCTGATCTGTGTCTTAAGGGAGTCTGGGGACTGGGTAACGCTCTGCTTTCTGTGTGCAAGCATGTTCTCCAGCATGAACATCTCAATAAGGTGTTCATGTCTTTGGCAGATCTGTTACAATATCTAATGCATCATTTTGAAGACATTGACATCCAAGACCGATCACGGTTGTATTACATTCTCCTTACCAATGTTTCCAGCGACAAGCTTGGGAAAATCCTCAACATGTCGCCTACTGGTGGCCAGACCAAAGCAAGATCCTTGTCTTCAATTATGACTGAAAGTGAGAACTTCTCCACCTTATTGACTATTCACAATACAGAGAAGACAATTCTCCAGCTAAGCCCAGTGGATGATCATACAAAGATTTTTCCATCTGATCCAGGAGCATCTTTCGAGGAGAATAAAGAGACCGAATACACCATCAAAGAACATTACCAACATCTTGCTGATCATCAAACTTCCTTACTTGCATTGAAGTATCACATGAGTATCAAAGCAAACATTGAAGAAAAGTACCAGAAattattctgtattatactccaattTGACTTAACGGATGGTTTTTATGAACCAATAGGTGATATCATTGTTCCATGCCTCTACATGGGTCGAAAGGCACCTGTGGTCACGGTCAACTTGGTCCCGAAGGACCCCTATCCATCCTACTTAATTGTGAATGCCACATTTAGCACCCAAGATGGACTGACTTATCATACACGACTTGACCCACTACCCGTATCCTTTCCAGAACTATTTGTCCCATTCCCTTCTCCCGCATCTTGCCATCtgttttacacactttggaatgcTTTAAAGTCAGATGACCTGAAGGACAACGAAGAAAGCATATTCTGCTACAAGATGTCAGAATCATCTCTTCATGACGTTGTGCTGTCTTATTTTTCCAAATTTGTTGTGTCCCATCAGGGTCATGAGTACAAAATTGGTCTAGTTCTTCCTCCGAGGTTCCACATATTGATGTGTGCCCAAGTTCAGGATGGCACTGCACAGTTTCATATTAGAACTGATAACTGGAAACTACTGCCACATATGAACGCTCACCTTCTGGATGTGTCCGCTAAGACGTGA